AAGCCCTTCCTTGCAATTGCCAAATGGTAGGTCACTCCACCCCTAAatcaaaaaaatatcacattaATAACTTTTGGGATATCATGTTGTTGTGGCTGTGCCTCTCAACTCTATATGCATTATTCATATCATAAAGAACAAAccactttctttcttctccatgCTTAGAATTTTCTAGAGCTCTTTTCCCCTTTTTGATACCTTTTCGTGTATTCTCATTCTTGAGATTTTAAAAACGATTTAATCCAAATGGAATATTTAACATCATGTATATAGGTTGAGCTTTGATCAAATTCACTTGATGCACTAGTGATGATCAGTTAGTTGATATAGAAAATAACGAGATTTGTACGttaatatctaattactaCATTAGTTCtaatgtttaaatataaaaaaattaggaagTAAACAAGGATAATACATGGATGAAAGAATATATAGTATAGAAGAAGAGATGAGATAGTTCCATGACAACTATGAAAAGAAGTCAAATCCTTAAAATTTTTTGGACTAGAAGGGTGAATTGCCCTTGAAAACATTTGGGTCTGTCTTTGAGCAAACTATGGAGGAGTGAATTTGTACTTTCAATTACAAAATCTTTGATTTAtgtttggaagaagaagaaaatggatgGGTTAAATAGCACTTATGTATATATGCTTTATTTGTCCACTGGACCCAATTGTTTTATGGTGTTTTCTGTTGGACCTTGGTGTTGGTGGGCTTTTGCTTCTTGTATCAATAATTCAATATTGAACTATCTTACTTTaataggagaaaaaaaattgaactatcCAAATACAAAGGATAGCACCAAATAGGGATCGAATTTTTAATCCCcgattaatataatttttttttcacttttgtccaccattatagaaaaaatgacTGAGAAGTAACTTATTGGTTAACGacattcttctatttatataaaaaaaaagttatgatttcGCTAAATTAGATAAATACACTTAGTTGAACTATAGCTGAATTGTAATTCCTCTAGATTTGATTCACAAATTCAACAATGTTAcaattaaaaatctaaatttgtaattaattttataatgtaCTAAGAacacaatattattttcagAAAACCCCCTAGAAATGAtcatattgttataattagCCCACATCtcctctattttcttttgcttattAGTTAATGAACCGCTAAAACAGCTCCCCGCCACCGCTTGCTCTATTACTCCCCTTCTCAGATCCTCACTCTTCACACTCCAACTCCCTCCAGTCTTCAACAACCGTCGGTGGAGCTCCACTTTCCGACGATAAGGTAAaatttctaacaaattttgatGTATAAGTCATGTGCCTTCTTTGGTTACTTTTAGCTTACCAATTCATGTTCTGAATCATGCCCATCCAATTTCAGATCACATTGTTTCATTGGAATTTCCCCTGGTTAACTGCAGCTGATCTGTATGTCATTGCCAATGctgttttgttttctctagTTTCGGGTTGATCCGATTAATCGGCAGGGAAATTGTGACGTCTGGTCTGCAGTCATTTAGAATTGGCCGTTGATTGGTTTTTTAAGCTTGAGTCTAGCTTCGAGATGGAATGGCCCTAATTTGCTGATTGATTTTGCAATTTGTTTCTTGGACGAATGATTTGTGGGTCGTTTTAATCTTCGTCTCTCGGGTCAAGGTTGTAGAGATTTACTTGAAAACGGTTTGTGACTGTTCTGGGTTTTCTTTCTTACGCAAGAAAATGCCGTCGGTCTTGCACCAAAGATCCACTCACAGCTCACTTGCAAATTCATATCCACTTTCTCCTCGTTCTTCCTCGAGTTCTGAAAGATCATTTTCCATATTCAGTCCTATAAACCTACTTGCTCTGCTTTCTCTCATTGTGATTCTTGGAGTCTTCTTGCCCTGGATGAATATACAAGAGAGTATTTTCTCAAGCTCCAAGGTCTCAAACTCTAAATGGCGAGAGTACTCATTGGCTGAAGCTGCGTCGTTCGTTGCGAGGAATGGGACTGTGATTGTTTGCGCTGTCAGCCAACCCTACTTGCCCTTTCTCAATAATTGGTTAATTAGTCTTTCTCGGCAGAAGCACCATGAGAAAGTTCTTGTTATTGCTGAGGACTATGCAACGCTCTATAAAGTGAATGAACGGTGGCCAGGGCATGCAGTGCTCGTCCCACCAGCTCCTGATGCTCAAACCGCTCATAAATTTGGTTCTCAGGTATGctttcatgaatttttttgctatcagttttgattggttttttctatttgaaatgataattttgaTTGCTATATAAACTTATAATCAGTCTTTGTTGCTTCTCTGTTAAATATTTCATCGCATTTAACATTGCCTGGGCAAAGATGTTTTGTTATTGCAACACTAGTCATAACATTTCGTACTTGAATGTGTTTTCTAAACTTAAGATTATTTCATAACTTTTATATCCGGTCttaatttatgattattaATATTACTACTGTATAACTTTCATATAATGCcttaaatttcaattgataTTATGTGATGGCATTTCTGTAGTGATACTTACCCCATGAAGTATAGAAGCTTCAATTTTATTGCTCCTTCCATCACTTACTAATTTGATCTTCAAGTCATCAACATCATCTCTCTCTTTGTTCTCTTTGTATGAAGCATTTTATAGAACTCAAGAAACTCTTTCTTGAAGCATTTCTTTGGCCATCGAGAACATGTTCACTCAATTTCCTTCCCATCAATCCTGCTTTGCCCTGTCTCCTAATTTAACTTCTCCCTTCTCATGCTCAGTTCTTAGATGTATATGTTTGATCTTTAGCCAAATTCATTGCCtgtatgaaatgaaaatgatggcATTCACTTTGTAGGGATTCTTCAACTTCACATCCCGGAGACCACGACACCTACTACACATTTTGGAGCTTGGTTATAATGTTATGTACAATGATGTTGATATGGTATGGCTGGCTGATCCATTTCCTTATCTGCAAGGGAATCATGATGTGTACTTCACAGATGACATGGCTGCAGTATGTACaacttttctctctcctcctcCCAGTGCAATGTTTGTGGAAATGGATTGCTTGCATGCTTGCATATAAACTctaatttattatctttttgttctttgggCAAGAAAGAGAGTTCATATAAGTCTGAGATGTTTAAATGCAAATGGTGGAGGACTTTAGCTTCCTGATGAAAATTTGTACATTTGCTTATTTCTTTGATCAATCTATAGATTTGACTTGAACATGTGGTACTTACAGATCTCCAGTTTAATAGTTTGAGAACTTGAGAAATATGGTGACACTACTTCTTAGATTTTGATGAAAAGTGTTTGCATTGTTGTTCAACAACGTGCACTAGcttccttttaattttgtccTCACCTCGTTACAGGTAAAACCATTGCACCACTCTCATGATTTGCCACCTCCGGGGAAAAAGGGCCGCACTTACATATGCAGCTGCATGATTTTCCTACGTCCCACCAGTGGAGCAAAACTGGTCATGAGGAAGTGGATTGAGGAACTTAAAGCTCAGCCATGGTCCAAGGCAAAGAAGGCAAATGATCAACCTGCTTTCAATTGGGCACTAAATAAAACTGCTGGAGAGGTTTGTTTTTCTAGTCTTCTAGTTTTCAATATCATATCCTAATTGAGCTGCTAGGATCCCATATGATAGCAATTAAGCTTACAatacatgcatatatataatgaaaggAGCATAAAATTTACACCATGCGAGAACAACAAAGGAAAGTGAATTGTCAAATTATCAAATGATTAcattaatttagttaaaagttGCAAACTATGATACTTCCAGTTCCAATAGGtgaatataaagaaagattttGCTTTGTCTTAGTGAATGCACCGTGAAAACCGTAATGATACCAGTGGTCATACCAGCTTGTTGGGGCTACCCAAAGGATGAAAGTTTGGAGAGTCGAATAGAAACTGAGGTTCATTTACTGAATTTCAGCTTCCAAACTGAGTCTTCTCAAGTCAAGACCCATGTGCTTGATCTTAGTTTTTAAAGACCAAGCTTTTCATTTTACAATTTCTTGGTCTAGATCTTTAACCTTTTAACAACTTTTTAAAGCCTACAGAGTATAAGTTTTTGGCTTATTCTGTTTCACCCTTCAAAAGTTGGTTAATCTCCAAACGGGTTTCTGCCTGAAACTCAGATCCTTACATTCTTCGAATTGGCAGTTGAAATCTATCTTAAAAACTTCCAAAGGGGACTAAATTTGCAGTGGGGACTGGTCGagacacaatttttttttccttttctgagGGCACATTGAATGGGATATTGTCCTCCCCCATTGTATTTTCCTAGTTTAGACTTTGGTTGCTGGACTTCTAACATCCATCTTCAACTTTTGGAGCTCCTCTCACTGCTCTTTATTGGTGCAAGTGTGATAAATTAAACGCCCTTTCACAGATATGGtatttcttctttgattttcaatttggGATCTTTCACGTTGGTTAAGTCTgtctatttaatttctctaccaaattgcttttttcttttctagaaagaagaaagaaaaattatcacGTACTTGGAAcctttgaaaatggaaatccTAGAGTAGGGGTTTTCGCTTGACGCTCCCTTCCGTTTATTTCTAGGATGAACCAGACAATTAGGGACTTTCTTATATCATCCTTTTTTCTATAGGCATTATTGATGAAAGTGGGGTGGATAATCCCTCATCTTTCATTTGGTATGGAAAAGTTTCCAAGTTCCCCCAAAATTACCAAATTCTCCGAGTTCCCCCAAAGTGTTGCATTTTCTTGTGAGAGTTTGTTCTTGGCAGGATTAGCAATTTTGTCTTAGAGAAAAGACgccattttctttccttcttccctGGCTGGTCTTACCTGTGTAAACAGAATTTGGAGACTCACTCAAGAGTCAATACCATATGTTCCTCTCATGCCCTTATGCTCGTCTTATATGGTCATAGTTATTGCAGATTCTTAGCATCTCCTCCCTCACAAATTGACAAGTTTGCTTCCCATTTTCGTAGGAggttttcctttaaaaaattagaagaaattcCTGTGGCTTCAACTCGGGTGGGCAAGGGATTTCTTTTGGTTAATTTGGTTAGAAAGAAgcaatgagaaaaaaatttaaaggcTATTTTTAGGAATAGTTCGTTGTTTTCTGCTTTCTTGGTGTAAATTCTGCGTTCCTTACAAAAAGTTTAATTCTCTCATTGCCACTTGGAAGACTCTGTAGTAACTTTCTTTGATTGGGGCTTCGGGCTTGGCTTTCCTcccctttttttatttttaatttcttattttatatgaaatgGTATATTGctttaatttacaaaactattaatatataaaattttggttaggATTTTGAAAGTAGATTATTTCCATCTTTTAGTCAACTAAGCTGCTAAAACCAACTGATCCAGTAGTTTGTTCATACAAGGCCCTTATTACTTGGATTAGATCTCTTAGCTATTCCATGTATGAGGGAAGAAtccttcaataatttttagtCAATATGAGACaatgtatattaaattttcttatgaAGAGAGACTGTGCATTTTAGATAACTACCTAAAAATGGTTACATTGATGATACACAGGTGGATCTATACCTGCTGCCACAGTCAGCATTCCCAACAGGTGGATTATACTTCAAGAACGAATCATGGGTTCAGGAAACCAAGGGAATGCATGTTATtatacataataattatatcacagggtttgagaagaaaattaaacgtTTCCGAGAATTCAACCTGTGGTACGTGGATGATCATACTCTCGAGTCTCCTCTTGGTCGAATATGAGAAATTAATAGATGTTATCACAATTCTTCCCGCAATACAAGGTATACTCTCTTTTAGAACTGTTTAACCTTAGGAAGATTTAGTtcaatttccttcttcctGGAATAGTTTTGGGAGTGCGTTTAGGTTGGTACTATATTTCATTCACAATTTGTTATCATGACAACACTGTAGCAACACATAGtaagattattattatcatcattcATTGAACATTAAGTATtgattattgtaattttgCTCTGAGAAGTTCCCTCAGtctcatttatcaaattccTTTGAAATATTGTGTATAGTAGTTATATACTTGGAACTTTAGGGAGGTGCTTTCTATTGGAGCATAGGAATTTCTAACATTCTTGGTCAAATTTTTACCATGTTACTCCATTTCTTACTAGAATctgaaaaaatgaaacataagGTACCATTTAGTAactgtttttggtttttatttttaataaactaagTTTTCCTCtcaaagtttaatttctagtcaaatttaaaaaacaaagactgTTTTTTACGTTTTCAAACTTCCGGTTTGGTAAAAAGTTTATAACAAATCGAGAATTTAGAGGGATGGGTGCTTTTAGACTTAATttgaacccaaaaaaaaaacaaaaaacaaaaaatctaaatGGTTATAACTCCACAATTATTTGAGGTACTTGAACTTTCCGCCTACACAAATGCGTTCATATTCGTATGCTCATAATATTATGACATACCTTCATCTTTTTTACTCATTCCTAATAAGTTCTTACATACTATTTTTTagctaatttaaaatttgaaaaaaatagagtgaAACTTATGTTGAACTATCTTAGAGATCAAACGATGGATCAAgtcttttgtttctaattttgactCCACTTGGCTTTGAGATCTAGTTTTTAAACTTAACCCTCTATTTGATTaggataaattttgtttctcattcATGATTTGAATGACTTCGCAGATCAAATCCTACGGGTAAGCTATCCTCAACCACAAACTATTATCATGGCAAAGAATTTTAGCTGAGATAACTCAAATGGCCTCAATGTTATTTCAATCCAAATTGGTTCCTGCAAGAAGAAACGGATTTTATACAAACCTTCAAATGACCCAACAAATGTCtaataagtaaatataaaGGTGTAACTTCCTAATATGTCAAATTACATAATGGGTTACTAGCTCGAGTAATCTAATAAATGTGTATAGATGAAACATTTTGGTCGAGGAGATTGAACTTCTTACATAGCAAGCGGCCAAAGTCGGTTCGATATAAGAGGAAATTTTCGATAGATTGGACATCTTTATTGATATGGGTACTTTTTGTGAAACCAAATGCAAAAGTTATGAGAGTTTGTGGTTGTAGTAAACAAGATGGGAATATATCgagtttttgttgtttttaatatatggTTGAGTCCGGAAGAGATCttagattaaaagaaaaaacaaggaGATCCTGATTAACATAGTAACTAGATAAGGAGCGGAATCGTGAGTTGTGAGAAACAATTATTTCCATCACAACAACAttttggatgaaaaaaaaaacaaatgaaaaaagaacaaagcaAGGAGTAGTTACGTCCAAGGACGACCATGTTGGATACTTtgaaaagtattattttagttgaatTAAACCGTGTGTATTAGAAGCTTGATTTGCACTTgacttcatttaatttttagttgaaCTAAAGAGTGTGGTAGAAGCTTGAATTGCATTTGACTTCATTTAATGTTAGATTAAGTTTTAACTTTACACACTTGACTTCAACATGAATTTATCTCAATGAAAGATTAAGTTCTAACTTTACATTCATTCAACACCACTTGACTTCAATATCAATTCATCATAAATGAAGTTAGAGATGCTCTTAACTTCATGAGTTTACtattaaaaactattaaaatgaAGTTCGAATTGATTTAATCAACTCTCTTATGAAATTAAAGCATTTTtataatagataaaatatatctaattttttgtaaaagtcgaattttaaatgttgaaaaatcacataattaaaattaagaattgtTTCAAGGCCTTGGTTCCAGCTGTATGATTTGATCTCATATAAGTGGTTTTTAATGGAGTTGATTAGTGACCATAGACTATGTTTTCTCCCAACCAAATCCACCTAATATTTTGCCcatttaaataattcaatcttttattttctaaaaaaaaattaaccaaataatctatcttttttcttttttgtttacaCGTGAAAGATAAGTGAGTTAATAAAGTTCTTACTTTCGTATTTAGTGTGAAAATGACGTCCaggtattttaatttaaaatttagaataaatatCTAAACCTAAAATGTTATGTCTTATCCTTGTAGAAAAAGTGTTCATGTTTACGAATATTTAActatattcatatttgaaaagaaataaattaatactGTGATGAgactaatttataaattaatattgtgATGAgactaatttaaaatcaagtacaaaataacaatatttataagcaATAACGTTCAACTTTACTGGTATTTTTGTATGGACATAGTTAAAATAAGTGCGATTTTGACTGAACTTATCACTTATAGttgtaaaaattatattaattgacAAATAATCGAAAGAAACTTGGTCGTAAAGCTATGTATCCTTGATGGTGACGATTCTCTTTAATTGCCAATTACATAACCACATACAAGTGTTCCTCTCCCTCCAAcatgaaaacataaatagtCCTCTCACTTTACCTACCAAGAAACTCGAGATTTCATaaaaagtggttttttttttctaacccATCTCACAATCTTATTACCAAATACAACAATTTGAAGTGGAACTATTCATACTTCAAATCTCTTTGttcaaattgataatttatgtttcattAAACTATACTCTCTTGTGTTTTAGTTCATAGTTAATACTGTACAATTGAAATTAACGtatttagaaaacaatgaaTATCAACTATACTTTGATTAAAATGTCAACTACAATGATCGGATATAAATTTAGATTgacttataataaaataataaaaataaagtattttttccttttatttcttatgttttaaaatatccattttttgttattaaacattataaataaatatacattaacatttttttcagtttttatttttattttttaatttggctcatgtaattattttagcataatataattttatttatttatttatcgaAATTAgctcaataaaaataaacatacatAGAAAATTACTTTTGAATAAAGACCATTTTTCAAGGCAATATAtcaatacaataataataatagcaatttaaacttttcacTTTCTTACACTCTTACCTATTGTACTAAGAAAGATAGTAAAAATGGTAAAGTAGCAACTTGTTCGCTACAAATAATTACGTTAAGACGGGTCGAAAGAAAgtgttatttaaaatgttaaaataattgtgaTCACGATTAAAGGATTTGgatgataattatttaaatttgtgtaataaaaaaaactattactCAAATACAAGGATAAttcaactaatataaatatgtaccaaaaaatttgaaacttttaattcttcaataaatattttattaacaaggaaagaaagaacagTTAAACTAAAGGTTTTGTTGAGTTTAACCATTTTAATCCGAAAATTAGGATAAGATAAAATCATTACAAAGACATAAAAACTCGCTGTCTACTAAAAAACAAGAACTAAAGGTGGTTAAACTCAATGGATATAAAATTTACGGGTAACGGCTAGATCCTTCCATTTTCTGCCTATGGTAAATATGATTCTTTTGTCAAgatgaatttataattaatcacGTGGTTCTAAGAGTTAGAATTTAGTATTTATGAGTTGATAAACTTGGATGGAGGCCAcctataatttgattaaaacgAGATTATTTATGATGATTTTATAgatgattgaattattttgagtGAATTATCgtacaaaattcataaattagggttgaaaggaaaaagaagaaaaatccaaaatccaaaaagtgtattttcttaatgaacaaccaaaatttggttaagcaataaaaaaaagaaaagaaaaaatttcttgTTTAGTGAGGGAGATTATATGATGGTTTACGTATGTTAATCTCTAAAAGAAGTTGGATACGATCTAAAAATGGAGTGTTGTTGAAACAGTAGTACACTAGaatctttcaatttcaagaaCGTTACTTCAAAAAATAGCTCTTCATTTGTTTTACGTaatcacaaattaaaattctttatttggcaaaccaaagaagagaaaagaaccCACCATTGCCTGTAAAATCTTTGAAAATCTTTGATCTTTAAGGAGACCCATTGGAGTTGAAGTTTGACGATTCACGACGATGCTTATATCCACGTCAacatcttttcttctctcaaacCTCGCTCCCTAACTTCaccaatctctctctctctctctctctctctctgttttaCTCAACTCACAAGCATCTTCTACTTATTTGCTTTCAATTTACTGCTTCTACTGTGCTAAATCTGTCTCAGTGACAGACCCATTTAAGCAATTGTCGGCGATTACTGGGTTATTTGTTGCTTTTCCATTCTGAATCTCGAATTTCCCATCTTTTGGTTGTGAAATTGGTGTTATCTGATGCGATTCATTGTGGGATGTTGAGTTGATGCGTTTTACTTTACTGTAATTGGATGGAAGCAAATGGGTTCACTGGAAAATGGATTTCCATTGAAGAGAGACCCACTTCTTCGTTCTTCATCGAGTGTTAGAGGGGAAAGATACCCATTTCTGCAGAGACCCAGATCGAGGTTTTCacggtttttgtttttccggAAGATTGATTACCTG
This DNA window, taken from Cucumis sativus cultivar 9930 chromosome 6, Cucumber_9930_V3, whole genome shotgun sequence, encodes the following:
- the LOC101215664 gene encoding UDP-D-xylose:L-fucose alpha-1,3-D-xylosyltransferase MGP4, whose protein sequence is MPSVLHQRSTHSSLANSYPLSPRSSSSSERSFSIFSPINLLALLSLIVILGVFLPWMNIQESIFSSSKVSNSKWREYSLAEAASFVARNGTVIVCAVSQPYLPFLNNWLISLSRQKHHEKVLVIAEDYATLYKVNERWPGHAVLVPPAPDAQTAHKFGSQGFFNFTSRRPRHLLHILELGYNVMYNDVDMVWLADPFPYLQGNHDVYFTDDMAAVKPLHHSHDLPPPGKKGRTYICSCMIFLRPTSGAKLVMRKWIEELKAQPWSKAKKANDQPAFNWALNKTAGEVDLYLLPQSAFPTGGLYFKNESWVQETKGMHVIIHNNYITGFEKKIKRFREFNLWYVDDHTLESPLGRI